In Lujinxingia litoralis, a single window of DNA contains:
- the dapA gene encoding 4-hydroxy-tetrahydrodipicolinate synthase — protein sequence MSSTPALRGALTALITPFTDSGSVDFDALRALVDRQIAGGINGLVPCGTTGEAATMTEDERAEVIKAVVAHVDGRVPVVAGTGSNCTADTIAFTQRVARENPGKIAAALVVTPYYNKPGQEDMIRHFQEVANEGTLPVILYNVPGRTGVSLTAESIITLSAHPNIIGIKDASADMVLGTQIAAHVPADFALLSGDDFTTFPLMMVGGHGCISVVSNLSPETMSGLCNAVNSGDLATALAMHRKLQPLAQVLFERSNPIPVKAAAAALGWCSPTMRGPLYAPDETFIARLRQALADFGLS from the coding sequence ATGTCCAGCACCCCCGCGCTTCGCGGCGCCCTGACCGCCCTGATCACCCCCTTTACCGACTCCGGTTCCGTCGACTTCGACGCGCTCCGCGCCCTGGTTGACCGACAGATCGCCGGCGGCATTAACGGGCTGGTTCCCTGCGGCACCACCGGCGAAGCGGCCACGATGACGGAGGACGAACGCGCGGAAGTGATCAAAGCGGTGGTGGCGCATGTCGACGGACGGGTCCCCGTCGTCGCCGGCACCGGCAGCAATTGCACCGCCGACACCATCGCCTTCACGCAGCGCGTCGCCCGGGAAAACCCCGGCAAAATCGCCGCCGCCCTGGTCGTCACGCCCTACTACAACAAGCCCGGCCAGGAGGACATGATCCGCCACTTCCAGGAAGTGGCCAACGAAGGCACGCTCCCGGTCATCCTCTACAACGTGCCCGGGCGAACCGGTGTCTCCCTGACAGCCGAATCCATCATCACACTCTCGGCCCACCCGAACATCATCGGCATCAAAGACGCCAGCGCCGACATGGTGCTCGGCACCCAGATCGCCGCCCACGTCCCCGCCGACTTCGCACTTCTCTCCGGCGACGACTTCACCACCTTCCCCCTGATGATGGTCGGCGGACACGGCTGCATCTCGGTCGTCTCCAACCTCAGCCCGGAAACGATGAGCGGGCTCTGCAACGCTGTGAACAGCGGCGATCTGGCAACGGCACTCGCCATGCATCGCAAACTCCAGCCGCTGGCGCAGGTGCTCTTTGAACGCAGCAACCCCATCCCGGTGAAAGCCGCCGCCGCGGCGCTGGGCTGGTGCAGCCCCACCATGCGCGGCCCGCTTTATGCTCCGGATGAGACCTTCATCGCCAGGCTGCGCCAGGCCCTTGCCGACTTCGGTCTCTCATGA
- the dapB gene encoding 4-hydroxy-tetrahydrodipicolinate reductase gives MSEQVRVAIFGAAGRMGTQLLNEAPGFAGAAISAALVAPTSPLLGTPLGPDALTATCDLDTLSAADVVIDFSTPAACATLATECARRGLALVSGTTGLDSAQLRTLDAAAETIPLLHAANFSVGVNLLEHLLELAARGFGADADIEIFEAHHRRKVDAPSGTALLLGRAAARGRDWQLEDVATWARQGQVGPRPDDEIGFQVLRGADIVGEHTAYLCAAGERLELTHRATDRAIFARGALRAALWLASRPAGRYHMRDLLFGPH, from the coding sequence ATGAGTGAACAGGTACGCGTGGCCATCTTCGGCGCCGCCGGACGCATGGGCACCCAACTCTTAAACGAGGCCCCCGGCTTCGCCGGGGCCGCCATCTCTGCGGCGCTGGTCGCGCCGACCAGCCCGCTCCTGGGCACCCCGCTGGGGCCCGACGCGCTCACGGCAACCTGCGACCTCGACACCCTGAGCGCCGCCGACGTCGTGATCGACTTCTCCACGCCCGCAGCCTGCGCCACGCTCGCCACCGAGTGCGCACGCCGCGGCCTGGCCCTGGTCAGCGGCACCACCGGCCTGGACAGCGCTCAGCTACGCACGCTGGACGCCGCGGCTGAAACGATCCCCCTCTTGCACGCGGCCAACTTCTCGGTCGGCGTCAACCTGCTTGAACATCTCCTGGAGCTGGCCGCCCGTGGCTTTGGGGCCGACGCCGACATCGAGATCTTCGAGGCCCACCACCGACGCAAGGTCGACGCCCCCTCGGGCACCGCGCTCCTGCTCGGACGGGCCGCCGCCAGAGGTCGCGACTGGCAGCTCGAAGACGTCGCCACCTGGGCCCGACAGGGCCAGGTGGGCCCGCGCCCCGACGATGAAATCGGCTTCCAGGTGCTGCGCGGCGCCGACATCGTCGGCGAACATACCGCCTACCTCTGCGCAGCCGGCGAACGCCTGGAACTGACCCATCGTGCCACCGATCGCGCTATCTTCGCCCGAGGCGCGCTCCGTGCCGCTCTCTGGCTGGCCTCCAGACCGGCCGGCCGCTACCACATGCGTGACCTGCTCTTCGGCCCTCACTGA
- a CDS encoding serine/threonine protein kinase: protein MVSTDEHDPTGSTREKVCWQCGRTFSTALEVCPDDGARLIETGLEDLEDPLIGSIFDGRFQIYHKLGEGGMGAVYSARRLDFETDVALKLLKLDFARDEGIRKRFMYEARVISNLRHPHAVRLFDFGQTSEGHFYMVMELLTGESLADRLAYRFVSYREVFDIIPPICGVLGEAHAQDVIHRDLKPENIYLLKVEENREFPKLLDFGIAKHHRAETMTQSGTLWGTPAYMSPEQARGDVVGAAADIYGVGVMLYELISGNLPFQASTQMGFAVKHLNEPARALSSIPGLKSVPASLDALVLSMLAKRPEDRPRSMEEVVARLEAIRERDFSADLLSSVPAEEVDPIALQAWMKEGSGASTVQESGEGVVVSTSPVGAAREVDVFGQTSAIGAFPMFGGSSAREFEETLPGPALPYPGDAVGQAAAEGTPEAVVPAVEEDRSNQAEQDAAAGERVAGGEARRRMVLVFAAGAVMMALAVALLFFGGGVPEGGSEALAPPPALPSVPLDMGNVASAAALHGAHVTFEVRELVRQLAEAQRLGEAQDFEFVNEEPASTDAPAGGDGKRGKGAPAVNDRDLRKALESTF, encoded by the coding sequence GTGGTATCTACCGACGAACATGATCCGACAGGCTCCACGCGCGAGAAGGTGTGCTGGCAATGCGGACGCACCTTTAGCACGGCGCTGGAGGTATGCCCGGATGATGGCGCGCGGCTGATTGAGACCGGGCTCGAGGATCTTGAGGACCCGCTGATCGGCTCGATCTTCGACGGGCGTTTTCAGATCTACCACAAGCTGGGGGAAGGGGGGATGGGCGCGGTCTACAGCGCGCGCCGCCTGGATTTTGAGACCGACGTGGCGCTCAAGCTCCTCAAGCTCGACTTTGCCCGGGATGAGGGGATCCGTAAGCGCTTTATGTACGAGGCGCGGGTCATCTCCAATCTGCGGCACCCGCACGCGGTACGCCTCTTTGATTTCGGTCAGACCTCCGAGGGCCATTTCTACATGGTCATGGAGCTTTTGACTGGCGAGAGCCTGGCCGACCGGCTGGCGTATCGTTTTGTGAGCTATCGGGAGGTCTTCGACATCATCCCGCCGATCTGTGGGGTGCTTGGCGAGGCGCATGCGCAGGACGTGATCCACCGCGATCTTAAGCCCGAGAATATCTACCTGCTCAAGGTCGAGGAGAACCGGGAGTTTCCCAAGCTGCTCGATTTTGGCATCGCCAAGCATCATCGCGCCGAGACGATGACGCAGTCGGGCACGCTCTGGGGTACGCCGGCGTACATGAGCCCGGAGCAGGCCCGGGGCGACGTGGTCGGCGCGGCGGCCGATATCTACGGCGTCGGGGTCATGCTCTATGAGCTGATCAGCGGGAATCTGCCTTTTCAGGCCTCCACGCAGATGGGGTTCGCGGTCAAGCACCTCAATGAGCCGGCGCGAGCGCTCTCATCGATTCCCGGGCTCAAGAGTGTGCCCGCCTCGCTCGATGCGCTGGTGTTGAGCATGTTGGCCAAGCGTCCCGAGGACCGGCCGCGCTCCATGGAAGAAGTCGTGGCGCGGCTGGAGGCGATTCGGGAGCGGGACTTTTCGGCGGACCTGCTCTCATCGGTGCCCGCCGAGGAGGTCGACCCGATTGCGCTGCAGGCGTGGATGAAGGAGGGCTCCGGCGCGAGCACCGTGCAGGAGAGTGGCGAGGGGGTGGTGGTTTCGACCTCGCCAGTGGGCGCGGCGCGGGAGGTCGATGTGTTTGGTCAGACCAGCGCGATTGGGGCGTTCCCGATGTTTGGGGGAAGCAGCGCGCGGGAGTTTGAGGAGACACTGCCCGGGCCGGCCTTGCCCTATCCCGGCGACGCGGTGGGGCAGGCGGCGGCGGAAGGGACCCCGGAGGCGGTTGTCCCCGCTGTGGAAGAGGACCGCTCGAATCAGGCGGAGCAGGACGCTGCCGCCGGGGAGCGCGTCGCCGGTGGGGAGGCACGTCGGCGTATGGTTCTGGTGTTTGCCGCCGGCGCGGTGATGATGGCGCTGGCGGTGGCCCTGCTCTTTTTCGGGGGAGGCGTGCCGGAGGGCGGCAGCGAGGCGTTGGCGCCGCCGCCGGCGCTGCCCTCGGTGCCCCTGGATATGGGGAATGTGGCGAGCGCCGCGGCACTGCACGGAGCCCACGTCACCTTTGAGGTTCGCGAGCTCGTGCGGCAACTCGCCGAAGCCCAGCGCCTGGGGGAGGCGCAGGATTTTGAGTTCGTGAATGAGGAGCCCGCGTCGACGGATGCGCCGGCGGGCGGGGACGGGAAGCGCGGCAAAGGGGCGCCGGCGGTCAACGACCGCGACCTGCGAAAGGCGCTGGAGAGCACGTTTTAA
- a CDS encoding ribose-phosphate pyrophosphokinase produces MKALIVSAPADRPLAEQIAAHLDAELAVAEVRAFPDEETYVRIDSEVSGRQVVVVANLVRPNAKVLPALFLAETARELDAASIGLATPYLPYMRQDARFAPGEGLTSRYFGALISRSFDWLATIDPHLHRYHSLDECYAIPSRVAESATPIARWLVENIERPLIVGPDEESYQWVAAVAQKAGLPSVIMDKIRHGDREVKVTGSGLPPWTDQTPVILDDIISTGRTMVETVRHLREAGLKPPVCVGVHALFVGDAYQILRGSGVERVVTCNTISHLSNAIDVIGELAAAVGTFIED; encoded by the coding sequence ATGAAAGCCTTGATCGTTTCCGCGCCAGCCGATCGCCCTCTGGCCGAGCAGATCGCCGCGCACCTGGACGCGGAGCTCGCCGTGGCCGAGGTGCGCGCCTTTCCGGACGAAGAGACTTATGTGCGGATCGACTCGGAGGTCTCCGGTCGTCAGGTCGTGGTGGTTGCTAATCTGGTTCGGCCCAATGCCAAGGTGTTGCCGGCGCTCTTTCTGGCCGAGACGGCACGCGAGCTTGATGCGGCCAGCATCGGATTGGCCACGCCCTATCTTCCCTACATGCGTCAGGATGCGCGCTTTGCGCCGGGAGAGGGGCTGACGAGCCGATATTTTGGCGCGTTGATTTCGCGGAGTTTTGACTGGTTGGCCACCATCGACCCGCATCTGCACCGCTACCACAGCCTGGACGAGTGCTATGCCATTCCCAGTCGGGTGGCGGAGTCGGCGACGCCGATCGCGCGATGGCTGGTGGAGAATATTGAGCGCCCGCTGATCGTGGGGCCGGATGAGGAGAGTTACCAGTGGGTGGCGGCCGTGGCGCAGAAAGCCGGGCTCCCCTCGGTGATCATGGATAAGATCCGCCACGGCGATCGCGAGGTGAAGGTCACCGGCAGTGGGCTTCCTCCCTGGACCGATCAGACGCCGGTGATTCTGGATGACATCATCTCGACGGGGCGCACGATGGTCGAGACGGTGCGGCATCTGCGTGAGGCCGGGTTGAAGCCGCCGGTATGTGTGGGAGTGCACGCGTTATTTGTGGGGGATGCCTACCAGATTCTTCGCGGCTCGGGGGTCGAGCGGGTGGTAACCTGTAATACGATCAGTCACCTGTCCAATGCGATTGACGTGATCGGAGAGTTGGCCGCGGCGGTGGGGACCTTCATCGAGGACTGA
- a CDS encoding class I SAM-dependent RNA methyltransferase, whose translation MARARYQGMNIREIAQGGDGVAELPDGRVCFVPGALPGDVVEVELTRDKKRWARARVLELETPSPWRVKPECSYAERGCGGCQFWHVEPAQELRWKAQAAFEAMQRIAGAPLPEPGLHPAPAPRGYRTRVSFHQRRSREGRVELGFFKTESHRVIPVERCAVAIPLLNEVLESWRAPLALLGEAEILVESAGAGEAVISATLTGAEAPTAAALDAIEKRVQEGGALRGLQIEGSRGERWQFGRPEIDADQILARPAAERAMAPGQFRQSNAGVNQQLVTRASELLHEVGARRVLELFCGAGNFSFALDGQVEALHGLEGSREAIADARAMADAAGLETLSFEGADLFDERVYQALEPGAFDAVLLDPPRDGAQAAATWLAAPGHTIRSVVYVACDPACMARDLGTLVGGGWRVEGLEFFDLFPRTRHIETIAWLRR comes from the coding sequence ATGGCCAGAGCTCGGTATCAGGGGATGAACATTCGTGAGATCGCTCAGGGCGGGGACGGGGTGGCGGAGCTGCCCGATGGGCGCGTGTGTTTTGTGCCCGGTGCGCTCCCGGGTGATGTGGTTGAGGTGGAGTTAACCCGCGACAAAAAGCGGTGGGCGCGAGCCCGTGTGCTTGAGCTGGAGACGCCCTCGCCCTGGCGAGTCAAGCCTGAGTGCTCGTATGCCGAGCGGGGCTGTGGGGGGTGTCAGTTCTGGCATGTGGAGCCGGCGCAAGAGCTTCGCTGGAAGGCGCAGGCCGCGTTTGAGGCGATGCAGCGCATCGCCGGGGCGCCCTTGCCCGAACCCGGGCTCCACCCGGCGCCCGCGCCCCGGGGCTATCGCACTCGGGTGAGTTTTCATCAACGCCGCTCGCGGGAGGGCCGGGTTGAGCTGGGGTTCTTCAAGACCGAGAGTCACCGCGTGATCCCGGTCGAGAGGTGTGCGGTCGCGATCCCGCTGCTTAACGAGGTGCTGGAGAGCTGGCGCGCGCCCCTGGCGCTCCTGGGGGAGGCGGAGATTCTGGTGGAAAGCGCCGGGGCTGGCGAGGCCGTGATCAGCGCGACGCTCACCGGCGCCGAGGCGCCGACGGCGGCCGCACTGGACGCCATTGAGAAACGCGTGCAGGAGGGCGGGGCGTTGCGAGGCCTCCAGATCGAAGGCAGCCGGGGAGAGCGTTGGCAGTTTGGACGGCCGGAGATCGACGCGGACCAGATTCTGGCGCGTCCGGCGGCGGAGCGCGCGATGGCGCCGGGGCAGTTTCGCCAGAGTAACGCCGGGGTGAATCAGCAGTTGGTCACCCGCGCCAGTGAGCTTCTCCACGAGGTCGGAGCCCGACGGGTGCTTGAACTCTTTTGCGGGGCCGGGAACTTCTCCTTTGCGCTGGACGGGCAGGTGGAAGCGTTGCACGGGCTCGAAGGCAGCCGCGAGGCCATCGCCGATGCCCGCGCGATGGCGGATGCGGCCGGTCTGGAGACGCTGAGTTTTGAAGGGGCCGACCTCTTTGATGAGAGGGTCTATCAGGCGCTCGAGCCCGGGGCGTTTGATGCGGTGCTCCTGGATCCACCACGTGACGGTGCGCAGGCGGCGGCCACCTGGCTCGCCGCGCCTGGTCACACGATAAGGTCGGTGGTGTACGTGGCCTGTGACCCGGCCTGCATGGCTCGCGACCTGGGGACGCTGGTCGGCGGTGGCTGGCGAGTGGAGGGGCTGGAGTTCTTCGATCTCTTTCCGCGCACGCGCCACATTGAGACCATCGCCTGGCTCCGGCGCTGA
- a CDS encoding PD40 domain-containing protein has protein sequence MFEYNHRRPLPLACIVVAALAIVACVWPAPADAQIYVYPRRPNQSNVRYFDFEWHHVDILVGPKADTTDADHLDSPRGPHDGPLQLGAPHTQQSPALEVQLRPGGVRGSGISGPPRGYQASSTNVDEFPDPAEDTASEPPEIELPAQRQAKDEATNEPESPFKPSSLDDRSGGVRLYFYERERAVAERAAAYIEHTYRKLAEDFRYVPTRTLPYILYNSYQEFLQTNIFPLQEGVLGVTSRRGDLKLVLPYFGDHRLFEHVSSHEMVHQFTIQKAQDVARSAGVSGDPLDRIPLWFIEGIAEFYSLEGLDAETEMLARDLLLNPDPHRGYVMLDFFEDRPYSGLWTYKIGQTRVAFLEETYGAGTLQNILENSYRLLGGRNAEVEPITFRGLLADVTGDDSRTIAARFEGWLKQRSYTSFLDSGQDAPDLSIFTDTEGVMQTMTTSPDGFLMLYRAIIPDTGQVRLYLSDVRAPKRHLRVAADGTPGVESLHPVGPRTFDVRNDQLVFIASANGRDMLYLQEIEHRAERKQNSRGTAEGWDIDLELGKKRAFDLGTRGLLAAETPAFSPDGTKIAFVGLDDEGQKDLYLFEAHQKRDFTLRRLTHDLYAERGLSWGPEGLVYTSDATEHRYYNLFQLDPEEGGEPRRLTFEDRDHLGPRALADGRIFFTAYRAARANLYEVRDQGMTRRTDIVTGLFDLAPGPGNTLWALFHHRGQRRPARLQEKRLLDVVAQSPVDEPPNSAAPALLPARDLNGAKAYSAASFRNWELANVFGLLGASSSGVYGQLMLLTNDRLRNHALFINVLAFGDLDNTLADIMYLNQESRLIWGTGLFQDVRYRIEDTLPDTPRFLSGERFYGGRATLRYPLNRFAFIQGDLALGGVSYFLPEGSENMLLREDLATPDVGRLEQWAGAHEGPRFQASPSLSLGYNTIRYHPGTGPIDGTSAIIETTVDAQPFRQEVHGSVRLDAERYFPIYGRINLSLRGAAGTTYGGTLSRQFYLSSFDTLRGVEFGDIDYLLGRNFGFIKTELRFPLNFLLRVPLIDIEGLVGADFGGTGNDLEDLWRWRAFSPVAGLNFGLGPLVFRLHFAKPIDIGAPRLPRDGQWITNFSLGWRYW, from the coding sequence ATGTTTGAATACAACCACCGGCGCCCCCTCCCCCTGGCTTGCATCGTCGTGGCGGCACTCGCCATTGTGGCCTGCGTCTGGCCCGCGCCCGCCGACGCCCAGATCTACGTCTACCCCCGACGCCCTAACCAGTCGAACGTGCGCTATTTCGACTTCGAATGGCATCATGTCGACATCCTGGTAGGGCCCAAAGCCGACACCACAGACGCCGACCACCTCGACTCCCCACGCGGCCCCCACGATGGCCCCCTGCAACTGGGAGCGCCCCACACCCAACAGTCCCCGGCCCTGGAAGTCCAACTCCGCCCGGGAGGTGTCCGTGGCTCCGGCATATCCGGGCCTCCCCGCGGCTACCAGGCCAGCTCGACCAACGTCGACGAATTCCCCGACCCGGCCGAAGATACGGCCTCCGAGCCCCCCGAGATCGAACTCCCCGCCCAGCGCCAGGCGAAGGATGAGGCCACAAACGAGCCGGAAAGCCCCTTCAAGCCCTCTTCCCTGGATGATCGCTCCGGCGGGGTACGCCTCTACTTCTACGAGCGCGAGAGAGCCGTCGCCGAACGCGCGGCCGCCTACATCGAACACACCTACCGCAAACTCGCCGAAGACTTCCGCTACGTGCCCACGCGCACCCTCCCCTACATCCTCTACAACTCCTACCAGGAGTTTTTGCAGACCAATATCTTCCCCCTCCAGGAAGGCGTCCTCGGGGTGACCAGCCGCCGTGGCGATCTCAAACTCGTGCTGCCTTACTTCGGCGACCATCGCCTCTTTGAGCACGTCTCATCCCACGAGATGGTCCACCAGTTCACCATTCAAAAAGCCCAGGATGTAGCCCGAAGCGCCGGCGTCAGTGGAGATCCCCTCGACCGGATTCCCCTGTGGTTCATTGAGGGCATCGCCGAGTTCTATTCTCTGGAAGGCCTCGACGCCGAGACCGAAATGCTCGCGCGTGACCTCCTACTTAATCCCGATCCACATCGCGGCTACGTGATGCTCGACTTCTTCGAGGACCGCCCCTACAGCGGGCTGTGGACCTACAAGATCGGCCAGACGCGGGTTGCCTTTCTGGAAGAAACCTACGGCGCTGGCACCCTCCAGAACATCCTGGAAAACTCCTACCGCCTCCTCGGCGGACGCAACGCCGAGGTCGAACCCATCACCTTCCGCGGGCTCCTGGCAGACGTCACCGGCGATGACTCACGCACCATCGCCGCGCGCTTTGAAGGCTGGCTCAAGCAACGCTCCTACACCAGCTTTCTGGACAGCGGGCAAGACGCCCCCGATCTGAGCATCTTCACCGACACCGAGGGCGTCATGCAGACCATGACCACCTCGCCAGACGGCTTTTTGATGCTCTACCGCGCCATCATCCCGGACACCGGGCAGGTGCGTCTCTACCTCAGCGATGTGCGCGCCCCGAAACGTCACCTCCGGGTGGCGGCCGACGGCACCCCCGGCGTGGAATCGCTGCATCCCGTGGGCCCGCGCACCTTCGACGTGCGCAACGACCAGCTGGTCTTTATTGCCAGCGCCAACGGGCGCGACATGCTCTACCTCCAGGAGATCGAGCACCGCGCCGAGCGCAAGCAGAACTCCCGGGGCACCGCTGAAGGCTGGGACATTGACCTGGAGCTGGGCAAAAAACGCGCCTTCGATCTGGGGACCCGGGGGCTGCTGGCCGCCGAGACCCCTGCCTTCTCGCCAGATGGCACCAAGATCGCCTTTGTCGGTCTGGACGACGAAGGCCAGAAAGACCTCTACCTCTTTGAGGCGCACCAAAAACGCGACTTTACCCTGCGCCGCCTCACCCACGACCTCTACGCCGAACGCGGCCTGAGCTGGGGGCCCGAAGGCCTGGTTTACACCTCCGACGCCACCGAGCACCGCTACTACAACCTCTTTCAACTCGATCCCGAAGAGGGCGGCGAGCCCCGCCGACTGACCTTTGAAGATCGCGATCATCTGGGGCCCCGAGCGCTGGCCGATGGCCGCATCTTCTTCACCGCCTATCGTGCCGCCCGCGCCAACCTCTACGAGGTTCGCGACCAGGGGATGACACGCCGCACCGACATCGTCACCGGGCTCTTTGATCTGGCGCCGGGCCCGGGCAACACCCTCTGGGCCCTCTTTCACCACCGCGGCCAGCGACGCCCGGCTCGCCTCCAGGAGAAGCGCCTCCTGGACGTCGTGGCCCAATCTCCGGTCGACGAACCCCCGAACTCCGCCGCCCCGGCGCTCCTCCCGGCCCGAGACCTCAACGGCGCCAAAGCCTACAGCGCGGCGAGCTTTCGGAACTGGGAGCTGGCAAACGTCTTTGGCCTGCTCGGTGCCAGCTCCTCCGGGGTCTACGGTCAGCTGATGCTTTTGACCAACGACCGGCTGCGTAATCACGCCCTCTTTATCAACGTCCTGGCCTTCGGCGATCTCGACAACACCCTGGCCGACATCATGTACCTCAACCAGGAGAGCCGCCTGATCTGGGGCACCGGCCTCTTCCAGGACGTGCGCTACCGCATTGAGGACACCCTCCCCGACACCCCGCGTTTCCTCTCCGGTGAACGCTTCTACGGCGGACGCGCCACGCTTCGCTATCCGCTGAACCGCTTTGCCTTCATCCAGGGCGACCTGGCCCTGGGAGGCGTCTCCTACTTTCTGCCGGAAGGCTCCGAGAACATGCTCTTGCGCGAAGACCTCGCCACCCCCGACGTCGGGCGTCTGGAGCAGTGGGCGGGAGCGCATGAGGGGCCCCGCTTTCAAGCCTCACCATCGTTAAGCCTGGGCTACAACACCATTCGTTACCATCCGGGCACCGGCCCCATCGACGGGACCTCCGCCATCATCGAGACGACGGTCGACGCCCAGCCCTTCCGCCAGGAAGTCCACGGGTCGGTGCGTCTGGACGCCGAGCGCTACTTTCCGATTTACGGCCGCATCAACCTCTCCCTTCGCGGCGCGGCGGGCACCACCTACGGCGGCACGCTCTCCCGACAGTTCTACCTCTCGAGCTTCGACACACTCCGGGGCGTGGAGTTCGGCGACATCGATTACCTGCTGGGACGCAACTTCGGCTTCATCAAAACCGAGCTCCGCTTCCCGCTGAACTTCCTGTTGCGCGTGCCCCTGATCGACATCGAGGGTCTGGTGGGCGCCGACTTCGGCGGCACCGGCAACGACCTTGAAGATCTCTGGCGGTGGCGCGCCTTCTCCCCGGTGGCCGGTCTGAACTTCGGCCTGGGCCCCCTGGTCTTCCGACTGCACTTTGCCAAACCCATCGACATCGGCGCTCCCCGGCTCCCTCGCGACGGCCAGTGGATCACCAACTTCTCGTTGGGCTGGCGTTACTGGTAA
- the prmA gene encoding 50S ribosomal protein L11 methyltransferase, translating into MENASWIRAELLVPTAQTDSHVLWNLGALGVEVQDRDTFMDDAPFAPLPDGKARLIAFFEADDDQITGLQSAIVEQLTGVEVVSIASYNDRSWETAWMRFFHPVQLSRRGIAGPPWEEMQAPEDGLVIVIEPGMAFGTGTHETTQLCSALLDDLLAARQQAPSVLDVGCGSAILSMLASGLGASRVVGVDVDATAVEVAKDNLRSNGFTAEEIALSTTPLARVEGTFDIVVANILAHILLGLRDDLLSHVAPGGDLLLSGIPHIERDKLIDAFTEPGFTLVADTRRGEWVALHLSRED; encoded by the coding sequence ATGGAAAACGCTTCCTGGATTCGCGCCGAACTGCTGGTGCCGACCGCTCAAACCGACTCCCACGTGCTCTGGAACCTCGGCGCTCTGGGCGTCGAAGTTCAGGACCGCGACACCTTCATGGACGACGCGCCCTTCGCGCCCCTTCCCGACGGCAAGGCTCGCCTCATCGCCTTCTTCGAGGCCGACGACGATCAGATCACCGGCCTGCAATCCGCCATCGTGGAGCAGCTCACCGGCGTCGAGGTCGTCTCGATCGCCTCCTACAACGACCGCAGCTGGGAAACCGCCTGGATGCGCTTCTTCCACCCGGTACAACTCTCCCGCCGGGGCATCGCCGGCCCGCCCTGGGAGGAGATGCAGGCTCCGGAGGATGGCCTGGTCATCGTCATTGAGCCCGGCATGGCCTTTGGCACCGGCACCCATGAGACGACGCAGCTCTGCAGCGCACTCCTCGACGATCTGCTGGCCGCTCGCCAGCAGGCCCCCTCGGTCCTCGACGTCGGCTGCGGTTCGGCCATCCTCTCCATGCTCGCCAGCGGCCTGGGAGCCTCCAGAGTCGTCGGTGTCGACGTCGATGCCACCGCCGTCGAAGTCGCAAAAGACAACCTGCGCTCCAACGGCTTCACCGCCGAGGAAATCGCCCTCTCCACCACCCCTCTCGCCAGGGTTGAGGGCACCTTCGACATCGTAGTCGCCAACATCCTGGCGCATATCCTTCTCGGGCTCCGCGACGATCTCCTCAGCCACGTCGCCCCCGGCGGCGATCTCCTCCTCAGCGGCATCCCCCACATCGAGCGCGACAAACTCATCGACGCCTTCACCGAGCCTGGCTTCACGCTGGTTGCCGACACCCGGCGCGGCGAGTGGGTGGCCTTGCATCTAAGCCGGGAGGATTGA
- a CDS encoding 16S rRNA (uracil(1498)-N(3))-methyltransferase, producing MRRVPLPAALFDLLERNASARHAFALPDEAAHYVRTVLRLDEGSPVELFDGSGRLARATLTTIDASMVIAEVEAPRSSQRGEPPVELILFQAIPKGDRWEWLLEKATELGVTTLVPLTTRRGVVQLSSERFEKKRPRWEKILAGAARQCRRACIPELRAPHSPTEAFQAYPNALHLVAHLSDDLTSVHRALHAAEHRGDMPLGDAPRPIGLWVGPEGGFEDAEINTLLQAGARCVTLGPRVLRAETAGVALLTLVQNALGEF from the coding sequence ATGCGACGCGTACCACTGCCCGCCGCGCTCTTCGACCTTCTGGAGCGCAACGCTTCGGCGCGTCATGCCTTCGCGCTCCCCGACGAGGCTGCCCACTACGTGCGCACGGTGCTCCGCCTCGACGAAGGCAGCCCCGTCGAACTCTTCGACGGCAGCGGACGCCTGGCCCGCGCCACGCTCACCACCATCGACGCCTCGATGGTCATCGCGGAGGTCGAAGCTCCTCGCAGCAGCCAGCGCGGTGAACCGCCGGTTGAACTCATCCTCTTTCAGGCCATCCCCAAAGGCGATCGCTGGGAGTGGCTCCTGGAAAAAGCCACCGAACTCGGCGTGACCACCCTGGTTCCCCTGACTACGCGCCGCGGCGTCGTCCAGCTCTCATCCGAGCGCTTCGAGAAAAAACGTCCCCGCTGGGAGAAAATCCTCGCAGGTGCCGCTCGCCAGTGCCGCCGCGCCTGCATCCCCGAACTCCGCGCGCCACACTCCCCGACCGAGGCCTTCCAGGCCTATCCCAACGCCCTCCACCTGGTGGCGCACCTGAGCGACGATCTCACCTCCGTCCATCGCGCCCTCCACGCCGCGGAGCACCGGGGCGACATGCCACTCGGAGACGCCCCTCGCCCCATCGGGCTCTGGGTGGGGCCAGAGGGCGGCTTTGAAGACGCCGAAATCAACACCCTCCTCCAGGCCGGCGCGCGCTGCGTCACCCTGGGCCCGCGCGTACTGCGCGCCGAGACCGCCGGCGTCGCCCTGCTGACGCTGGTTCAAAACGCCCTTGGCGAGTTCTAA